Genomic segment of Penaeus monodon isolate SGIC_2016 unplaced genomic scaffold, NSTDA_Pmon_1 PmonScaffold_19347, whole genome shotgun sequence:
CGGGACCCTGCCTCCTGGAAAAAACCGGAATAACTGCAGGACTCCCACTCGGCGATGATGACAGCGACATTATCTTGGGGCGTTGGTGGGACTACTGGATCGCCCGTTGCAACCATTGTTACATCCACAGAAAATGATACCTCTGTGTCCCTACATATCCCACTCGTGCCCTTTTATCCCTGCCCTTATAATGCCTTCCTTGTCACTAAGTTACCTCCAGCCTCTGCCGGAACTCCCTCCTGCAAGGACAATTATAACTGCAAGGACACCCAGCTGTGTTATGGCGGGGTGTGTGTGGACGGTTTTTCTGTATCCAAGTGTGGGTACAAGGCTCAGTGCCACACCGTGCATCACATCCCCATGTGTACCTGTGTACCTGGTTCATCGTGGTAACCCCCTGACGGAGTGCCTTCCAAAGAAAGGTACTAGGCATTTTCTCACACAAGAGAGAGAGCCGAACCAGGAGTTTTGTCAAAGAAGTAGAACGTTGAGAAcatatgaaaacatttttttaactttgtttatGGAGGTCGTTTCTCTACCGCTAACTCTCGTatatttttcgtatttctttatttttccgtttTCCGTTTTCCGATTTCCACTTTTGTTTCTGCATGGGTATGAGTGAAGGGACTTAGAATtaggaattttttctttatttcagctgCATCAGCTTGTCGATTTTTGTAGAAATGAATTAAATTGCAAACGACGTTCTTCTAGTACTGTATAGTAGATATTGATCACCGTTTTCTGATGTActgtatttctatatacatttcgACCACAGTATATATTGCACAACGTAAGTATGACTCAGCAATGACCATTGCAGTTAAGCACATTCTTCTGACAGACATCAAATAAACATGACCTAAGCCTTTCCACCCGCCCCCAGCACctgccacacccccccccctaaacacacacCACGGCCTCCCCTGGGCGTCCCACCCCCCGGCCCCCACCCGTCACACCCAGCGCTCAGTGCGTGAGAGACTCCGACTGCTCTTTCGCGGAGAGCTGTCGTGGTGGCTCTTGCGTTGATCCATGCGTGGTTGGCGCCCCGTGTGGACGCAACGCCGAATGCGCTGTGACGCTACACCGCCCCATTTGCTCCTGTCCTGCGGGGTACACGGGTAACCCCCGCCAAGAGTGCCTCAAAGGTACTCCCAGCTCTTACCTTTAACTGCATtagcatgagagagaggaggggaggagagagagagagaagagagagagagagagagagagagagaaaagagaagagagagagagagagagagagagagagagagagagagagagtgcgtgcgtgtgtttctgtctgtctgtggttgTGTGCCTGTGTAGCTTACCAGATTCTGCGAAAGAGTATGCCAAAGTTTCACTGTTCCCGCGACTAAACACAAACCATGACCGTAGTAACGAGGAAAATTTCCTCCGTTGTTTATATTTCATTGCACgttttgttttctatttgctCGAGCCTGGTACTGTATAAGTTGAAAAAAACGTATGCATTTTGTATCAAAAGCCAATTTTGCTTCATATACACATAAGCTTTTTTTGTGGATTGTGTACATTATTGTTTGTTTGCTGGCTTTTTTGTTCCTGTCTTTgctatttgtgtgtaaatgtagaaaattctttattaatattggcatctgtatgtgtacgtttgtattggcatttgtatgtgtacgtgcatgcTTGGTGAGGGTATCGAGTATTTTGAGCgtatattttagttgtttttactattgataTTTCCTGACCACATGACATATAGGCCCTTAAAACCCGAGACGACTCTCGTCCCAGGGCATCAGGGCCTCCCTGAGGTAAGTGCCAATGACCTTAGACtgaccttcttccctctcttgacCTTAGCACCAACCGTCCCTCCCGGATGCACCTCAGACTTCGATTGTATCGAGACCAAAGTTTGCTATGATCGGGACTGCAAGGACCCGTGTGGTCTTGCCAATCCCTGTGCGGCCAAGGCCACTTGCACTACAGTCTCGCATCGTCCCGTGTGCACCTGCAATCCGGGTTACTCGGGAAATCCTTATGTTTTCTGCGGAGTTGACAATATATGTAAGACGTAGCTTCTTGCTTCTTGTTAATCCTGTCATCAGTATACTCTCGTGTCTTTATACTGAATACCTGCATGCTTACACCCTCCATTTTGATGGATTCATTGTCGTATACTCACTAATTTGTCTAATTTTATTTGCACATATCATGATACATTTGGCAATATTAATAGAGAGGGGCAACCTCAGTAACATAACATTGGGAGAgtcccaaactaacctaacccccCTCAGCTACGGGATGCCGTGGCGATGGTGACTGTCCCTCAACACAAGCTTGTATTAACAACGACTGTCGGTACCCCTGCGAAGATGACCCCTGTGGAATAAATGCCGAGTGTATCAACAGTGAGCATAGTGCCCAATGCAGGTGCCGCAACGGCTTCCAGGGTGATCCGCTTAAAGGATGCACTCCCGG
This window contains:
- the LOC119569867 gene encoding fibropellin-1-like — translated: MTATLSWGVGGTTGSPVATIVTSTENDTSVSLHIPLVPFYPCPYNAFLVTKLPPASAGTPSCKDNYNCKDTQLCYGGVCVDGFSVSKCGYKAQCHTVHHIPMCTCVPGSSCAQCVRDSDCSFAESCRGGSCVDPCVVGAPCGRNAECAVTLHRPICSCPAGYTGNPRQECLKAPTVPPGCTSDFDCIETKVCYDRDCKDPCGLANPCAAKATCTTVSHRPVCTCNPGYSGNPYVFCGVDNISTGCRGDGDCPSTQACINNDCRYPCEDDPCGINAECINSEHSAQCRCRNGFQGDPLKGCTPGKLVTPTGTESDHFLLYMFLHFFLGIS